ACTTAAGGCAATTATTTTTTTATCGCTCAGGTGTCTAATCCTGAGGTGCTCCATAATGTTAATGGTTTTTTCTTGCTTGGCTTTAAGGTCTGTATTGGATAACATTGAAGCAATATTATCGTATACTTTTGCGTATATATTCAGTGAAAAATCCTGGGTTACCATTTTCATCTCCCTATGCCCCGGAATGAGCTGTTCATCTGGGCCCAGGATCCGGCTTCCTTTAAACAGAACCTCACCAGCATCAGGTTTTATCAGACCATAGATGCATTTTAGCAGGGTAGATTTCCCACTTCCACTTTCGCCGATAATTGCAATAACTTCGCCTTTTTTTACATTAAAAGTGATGTCTTTTACTCCTGAGGCCTGCTCTGTTTGATATTGCCTGCTTAGGCCTTTTACGCTGATGATCTGTTCGTCCACAGGGTAAAGATAGTAAAAACAGTGAAGTTGATTCTAATCAGTTTTGATCAGCAGATAACCACCATATTCAGTCCAGATCTTTTCTGTTTTAAGCTTGGGGTTCCAATTTGTATTAATTGAAGTGGCAATAAATTTAAACTGGTACCTATTCAGCTGACCTGAAACTGTAAAATAATTTATCGGAAGGATCTCTTCAGCACCTGTTCTAGCTGCAGGTTCATCAGAAGAACCATTTACCTGTTTAGAATCTTTAGATTTTGCATGAGTTACCGCATCTATAACCATTTTGTTGATGTCTAATATCATTTCCTGGTCTTTACCAAGGCTGATTTTTAAATTGTTATTAGTCATCTTTTGAGTGGTCAGCTTTATCCCATTTAGTTTTGATTCTGTAATGTTTTCAAAACGTTCAATGTTCACCATCTTATTGTAGCCATTGATGTCCAGCAAATTTTTTCCCTCAGGAATCAGATTAAATGTAATGTAATTATTGAAGGATTCTTTTTCTACTTTTAGCAAAGCATGTGCAGTATCAAGTTTTGTAGCTGAAATGAAATACCTGTTGCCTCTCACTGATTTGAGTTCAATTTCATCTTCAATGTGTTCAAGATCTGCACTAGTAAATGACTGTAAGGACTGCAATCCGTGCTGGTCTACCAGATATTCCATTACACTATTGATTTGTTCATCATCTCTGTCTTTTTTTTCTTTCATCAAATCTTTAAGCCTGGCTACCTGAGCATACTTAGAGACAGAAAATGCACTCTGGGGTCCGTATGTTGCCAATAAAGCAAGGAGACAAAGACTTACAGGGATCACTTTAATATTCTGTTTTTTGCTTAGAAGGAAGTAAAAGGTAATAGAAGCCAGCCATAAGGCTAAAACTATCAGAAGGTAACGGGATTCTGTGATCCCATAGCTGCTCACCCGCTCCCATACAGCCAGTACTAGTAGGACAAGCAAAGGAAGCATCATAATGTAAAAGAATTTTGAAAATAACTTGATCCAGCCATTGCCCTCTTTATCTTTAATAGGGTAAATAAGCAATAGTGATAAAATCCCAAAGACAGCATAACCAAGAATTAAGGTAGATACCATAC
The nucleotide sequence above comes from Pedobacter sp. MC2016-14. Encoded proteins:
- a CDS encoding DUF4153 domain-containing protein, which translates into the protein MKLPSLYSLWISLKTVAIRFPLQVLAAITATIIWCYLADPTGHYKTQEDNLLKLLLVCNLSLALLLAADLYAEAANYTSARKWGLRLLCLCICTALYFILHPAVYKADAFRIALLALAFHLLVAFAPYINKDNLNGFWEYNKTLFLRFLTSALYAGVLFSGLAVAIGAVNALFDANIGFNTYHRLFAIITGSFMTIFFLAGLPLNLHNTHAEETYPKALKIFTQYVLIPLAIIYLAILLVYEIKIAINWELPRGMVSTLILGYAVFGILSLLLIYPIKDKEGNGWIKLFSKFFYIMMLPLLVLLVLAVWERVSSYGITESRYLLIVLALWLASITFYFLLSKKQNIKVIPVSLCLLALLATYGPQSAFSVSKYAQVARLKDLMKEKKDRDDEQINSVMEYLVDQHGLQSLQSFTSADLEHIEDEIELKSVRGNRYFISATKLDTAHALLKVEKESFNNYITFNLIPEGKNLLDINGYNKMVNIERFENITESKLNGIKLTTQKMTNNNLKISLGKDQEMILDINKMVIDAVTHAKSKDSKQVNGSSDEPAARTGAEEILPINYFTVSGQLNRYQFKFIATSINTNWNPKLKTEKIWTEYGGYLLIKTD